One Deltaproteobacteria bacterium genomic window, TGGCCCGGCGGGTCAAATCGTAATTTTCCGGGGATGTATGCGATCGGGGCGAGAGCCTTAGCAAGCACCGAATAAGATGGGAATGCGTAAAGTACGGGGNNNNNNNNNNNNNNNNNNNNNNNNNNNNNNNNNNCGGACAAAAAGAGAAACCGGCCTTAAGCCGGTTTCTCATCAAACAGGGGAGGGATGGAACCAATCAACTGAACAGGAGCTGGGAGCGGAATGTCGTCATCATGGAAGCTATCTTGTCGATTTTTTCATCTCCCACCGCCAGCTCCAGGAGCATCAGTTCGTCGTCGTACACCTCTTCGGGAATGTGGCTTTTCATCTCCGGCTCGAGTACGTGATAAACCTTAAGCCTGAGACATTCCCCTGCAAGGGATCCGGACCAGCTGGGGTCGCCGTCGATAACGGTCCGGGACCCGACTTCGAGATACTGTTCATTGGTGATGCCCCACACCACGAAGAGATTTTCCGGACCATGCTCCTGTGCCGCCTTCTTGATCGCCTCTTGACTCTCCAAGTCAAGTGCCAGAGCGGCCGTTCAGACGAAACAGGCGTCTCTGACCAGTATTACCTCCGTGCCCGCCGCCTCCAGGCATTTTTTCAGAGATTCGCCCTTTATCTCCTGGCCGTCTCCGAAGGCGATCGCTTTCTTACCGTTAAGCATATCTGCCCTCCTCGCCGTTTTTCGGGTTTGCTCCCAGAACAAAGGACAGCCCGTCGGATAGATTCGTCATTCGGGTCAAAAACGGGCTCCCCTTCGCCACGATCATGATCTGTTTTTTCCTCCCCTCGAGGATTTCCCTGATCCCATGAGCGATATAGGGAACGCCTGCGGGGATGTGCCCCTGTGTCGGGGCAAAGCCGACCAGTCCCCGCGTTTCGATGAATTCGTTCATCTGGGACTTCTCGATCTCCTTCTGCTGCACCGCAAGCGCTGCGATGAGGCGGTAGTTCTTGAGGGGAATGTCATCCTGCCCGATGGGCAGGGTGATTTCGGGGTTCTGCAGTTCGGTGGCGTAGCGGTCGATGTCGGTCAGCTTCAAGCCCCCGGCTCTGAGCGGCTTCAGGATCAGGTTTTCCTGGATACGCTGCTGCGACCCACCGGCCCCGATGGGGTATTTCCCGAGCAGGTCGAGCCTGAGCACGGGCGAGATGCCGTCATCTTCCGTCACCAGGAAGGCCACGCCGCCGATCACGTCCTCCAGAATGGGCATGTTCTTCTCGAGGTGCCCCTGGAATTTCATGCCCAGTTTGGTGAGCGACCCCCCGGCCACGACGGCGACATTTTTAAACAGCCCCGATTTTACCAGGGCCGCCGCGTGCAGGAGGGCAAAGTGGGGACCGACACAGAAGGACTTGACGTCGCAGGAGGTGGCGTTGTCGCACCCGGCCATTTCGCCTATGGCGCGGGCCAGATTTCCGCCGCCCCGCTGGTACCTGTCTCCGGCCGCCTCCTCGGAGCAGCTGATGATGAAATCGATGTCCGACGCATCCAGGCCGGAGCCGTTGAGCAGGTGCTTCAGCGCCAGGTATGCCGAAGCCTTGGTGATCAGGTTTTCCATGAGCACATCGGCCCTGAGCGATTCGTCCTCCTCGTGATGTCTCTGAAAACAGCCGACCAGGGTATCGTTGTGATAGAGGGGCAGAGAGTGGTCACGCTCTATTTTTTCCTGGATTTCCTCTATCACCTTGCCATTCTGCAATTTGCTCAGCAGATCCTCGCCGTTACACAGGGGGTGCCCGTTGATCGCCGGCACCACGGTATCGCGCACGAAGCTCTTCTCGAGCCATACCAGGTCATGGGAGGATTCATCCGTCGACGCCTTCAACAGGGCGTAGAACTCTTCCTGGGGCATGATCTCCCCGAACGGGCCCGATCTGCCGAACCCTTCCTCCCCGTTTACGAGATGGCGGAACCATGGCTGGTCGATCGACCTGAGCCTGTCCGGCTCCATGTTGCCGATGAAGACCTGGTTGGGGGCATAGCCCACGGCTTCTTCTGCCGTTCTCAGGTGGCGGGTAATCTTTTCCGCCAGCCCCGG contains:
- a CDS encoding glycine reductase, whose translation is MNSRQVIIKSCSNILVHLPDFVRHGSKPSRELRKHPGLAEKITRHLRTAEEAVGYAPNQVFIGNMEPDRLRSIDQPWFRHLVNGEEGFGRSGPFGEIMPQEEFYALLKASTDESSHDLVWLEKSFVRDTVVPAINGHPLCNGEDLLSKLQNGKVIEEIQEKIERDHSLPLYHNDTLVGCFQRHHEEDESLRADVLMENLITKASAYLALKHLLNGSGLDASDIDFIISCSEEAAGDRYQRGGGNLARAIGEMAGCDNATSCDVKSFCVGPHFALLHAAALVKSGLFKNVAVVAGGSLTKLGMKFQGHLEKNMPILEDVIGGVAFLVTEDDGISPVLRLDLLGKYPIGAGGSQQRIQENLILKPLRAGGLKLTDIDRYATELQNPEITLPIGQDDIPLKNYRLIAALAVQQKEIEKSQMNEFIETRGLVGFAPTQGHIPAGVPYIAHGIREILEGRKKQIMIVAKGSPFLTRMTNLSDGLSFVLGANPKNGEEGRYA